Proteins from a single region of Sporosarcina sp. P33:
- a CDS encoding ABC transporter substrate-binding protein: MKKHWLLGITFLLLLIAGCTNEAEAPGNEETPNNEKKKVSIMLDWYPNAVHSYLYVAQEKGYFNEENVEVDIQFPANPTDPMNLTAAGKVTLGLYYQPDVILAQANEDIPVKAIASIVREPLNYTVMLEESPIQSPKDMEGKTIGYPGIPLNESLIKTMVTNDGGDFGKVKMIDVGFELESSLVSKRVDAVTGTFINHEVPVMNSKGFKTRYFNPVDYGVPNYSEIVLLTSDDAWKKDQDAIQAFWRAAQKGYEFMAENPEEALELLLNNQDQANFPLDQAIETESLNILLPMMDTGGEAFGKLDETSWEEVRDWLYEMELIKTKPEVEDMIEDISSTDVFSKVTK, from the coding sequence ATGAAAAAACACTGGTTACTGGGGATAACGTTTCTTTTATTACTGATCGCCGGCTGCACTAATGAAGCAGAAGCGCCCGGCAATGAAGAAACGCCGAATAACGAAAAGAAAAAAGTCAGTATTATGCTCGATTGGTACCCAAACGCCGTACATAGCTATTTATACGTCGCACAGGAAAAAGGCTATTTCAATGAAGAAAATGTGGAAGTCGATATTCAATTTCCTGCGAACCCAACCGATCCGATGAACTTGACCGCAGCAGGCAAAGTGACGCTCGGTCTGTATTACCAGCCGGATGTGATTTTGGCGCAGGCAAATGAAGATATCCCCGTAAAGGCGATTGCCTCAATTGTACGCGAACCGCTGAATTACACGGTTATGCTCGAGGAGAGCCCTATTCAGTCTCCTAAAGACATGGAAGGAAAAACGATCGGCTACCCGGGCATTCCGCTCAACGAATCATTGATCAAAACTATGGTAACGAATGACGGCGGTGACTTCGGCAAGGTGAAAATGATTGACGTAGGGTTTGAACTGGAATCGTCACTCGTCTCCAAACGTGTTGACGCGGTCACGGGGACTTTCATAAACCATGAAGTGCCTGTCATGAACAGCAAAGGCTTCAAAACGCGCTACTTCAATCCCGTTGACTATGGTGTGCCGAATTACAGTGAAATCGTCCTGCTGACCAGTGATGACGCTTGGAAAAAAGATCAGGATGCGATCCAGGCATTCTGGAGAGCAGCACAAAAAGGCTATGAATTCATGGCAGAAAATCCCGAAGAAGCACTTGAGCTGTTATTGAACAATCAAGATCAGGCGAACTTCCCGCTTGATCAGGCGATTGAAACGGAAAGTTTGAACATTCTGCTTCCTATGATGGATACAGGCGGAGAAGCATTCGGCAAGCTCGACGAAACATCTTGGGAAGAAGTGCGGGACTGGTTGTACGAAATGGAATTGATCAAGACAAAGCCTGAAGTCGAAGATATGATAGAAGACATCAGTTCGACTGATGTGTTTTCAAAAGTAACGAAGTAA
- a CDS encoding ABC transporter ATP-binding protein, translated as MKTKVLEFNSVSFHYQTAKHAAPAAILNNVDWHVNEGEFVSIIGPSGYGKSTLFRLITGLENPDSGRILLNGEAAADRLGKVGYMPQQDLLMPWRTILENVRLPLELQRVKPSADEMIGLLADFGLAGEEHAYPGSLSGGMRQRVSFLRTILTGSNILLLDEPFSALDAITRLTMQEWLIGQWRKLDKTILFITHDIDEALFLSDRIFVLAEKPVQTIREVQVPLGRPRMMRDLAQPELVELKEQLIAELRSEARI; from the coding sequence ATGAAGACAAAAGTTCTTGAATTTAACAGCGTATCGTTCCACTATCAGACGGCGAAACATGCAGCACCTGCAGCTATCTTGAACAACGTCGACTGGCATGTGAATGAAGGGGAATTTGTCAGCATCATCGGGCCGAGCGGTTATGGAAAAAGCACACTGTTTCGGCTGATTACAGGGCTTGAGAATCCCGACTCCGGCCGCATTTTATTGAATGGTGAAGCGGCTGCAGACCGTCTCGGAAAAGTCGGCTATATGCCGCAGCAAGATTTGCTTATGCCGTGGCGGACGATTCTTGAAAACGTTCGGCTGCCGCTTGAGCTGCAGCGCGTAAAGCCGTCTGCTGATGAAATGATCGGGCTGCTCGCAGATTTCGGACTGGCCGGCGAAGAACACGCGTATCCCGGAAGTCTGTCAGGCGGCATGCGGCAGCGCGTTTCGTTTTTGCGCACAATTCTCACGGGCTCAAATATTTTATTGCTGGACGAGCCGTTCAGTGCGCTCGATGCCATCACACGGCTGACGATGCAGGAGTGGCTGATCGGTCAATGGCGCAAACTCGATAAGACGATTTTATTTATCACACATGACATCGACGAAGCGTTATTTCTGTCAGACCGGATTTTCGTACTTGCTGAAAAGCCGGTGCAGACGATTCGCGAAGTACAAGTGCCGCTTGGCCGTCCGCGGATGATGCGGGACTTGGCACAGCCTGAACTCGTGGAATTGAAAGAGCAGCTGATCGCGGAGCTTCGTTCGGAGGCAAGAATATGA
- a CDS encoding TetR/AcrR family transcriptional regulator, with protein sequence MDRREEIMLAAEKSFTMFGYKATTMDQVAKIANVGKGTIYTFFSNKEELFHSIVWKMVGEMKDVSEQSTREGASFQENAHARIMQLLKFRETHQLFVKLIEEEKELRTPAVGDVLTSIEKEILKFIAGKIERGVAKGELKPCNSELVAYLLFKSYLALVVDWSKTHDEQLSEEQITDVLNETIFSSLLV encoded by the coding sequence ATGGATCGAAGAGAAGAAATAATGCTGGCGGCGGAAAAGTCGTTTACGATGTTTGGATATAAAGCGACGACCATGGATCAAGTAGCGAAAATTGCAAATGTCGGTAAGGGTACAATTTACACATTCTTCTCCAACAAAGAAGAGCTGTTTCATTCCATCGTTTGGAAGATGGTTGGTGAAATGAAAGATGTATCTGAGCAAAGCACGAGAGAAGGCGCTTCGTTTCAGGAGAATGCCCATGCACGCATCATGCAATTACTGAAATTCCGTGAAACGCATCAGCTGTTTGTTAAACTGATTGAAGAAGAAAAAGAGCTGCGCACCCCGGCAGTGGGTGATGTGCTGACGTCAATAGAAAAAGAGATTTTGAAGTTTATTGCAGGAAAGATTGAGCGCGGAGTGGCAAAAGGGGAATTGAAGCCTTGCAACAGCGAACTGGTCGCCTATCTTTTGTTTAAATCCTATCTGGCATTAGTCGTCGATTGGTCTAAAACTCACGACGAACAGCTGTCAGAGGAGCAAATTACCGATGTGCTGAATGAGACAATTTTCTCCAGCCTATTGGTATGA
- a CDS encoding YhgE/Pip domain-containing protein — protein MNKIWFIVKRDIRNITKNKAALIVIAAIAFLPSLYAWMNILASWDPYANTQGVSVAIVSEDEGAVIEDKEFNVGDEVIVSLTKNDDLGWKFVTKDEAITGVKHGDYYAAIIIPKNFSENLSSVVTDNIKQPTLDYYINEKINAISPKVASKGASSIVENIDKTFVEEANKAVIKVFNNLGVELEGNRANIEKLRDIIYRLEEDIPDIYSKLQLVDKGLNFADSSVDRVDVVLNDVDAVHANAKKLNARLIAKLQENEKAVDNTLRMITSNLESAQTAFRKVPNLTSELSGKGEDVDRLVNSLRDKQGKLEDTNARLDDIYEYLKKQDQQLKDSANIKELQASLSDSTADLTRLKQNLQTLISDLQSGKNPAADLITQTQALSDKLAEDMDRMKDSYENVLSPQTEKLMKQLKELSANITGLLDRATEVNAHALQAVQKLIDKRESIDLSGFQEQLAGMSSAIESQLGKVDTVISVLEAAGKLTGSDRIAGLEQKFVDLKTQLQKTQQVISQLQAAIDKGEKPSLALLNQLKGQLEATEQRITDARKQFDANRQQAINEAIKQLQTFDQGLRDRFNELQASKTEIDEKLAALLETAENPERTIEALQTMVGRIDNGLSAIGSITGGLTDLQNFINSDRLSSEIERIKTVQDSLSTANESVGGLISRINETKANGKKHLAEVDRVSGELDRSVGEAIDFVNSDLTRKYKSAMRDATNALYDVSDVLDEVNGRIPRLRTALEKAEAGIAVGKEDLAKAEKYFPEARDMIETMAEKIRALEKDGDLDKLLDVLATDPTGISKFFADPVVLDEHQLYPIPNYGSAMSPFYTTLSLWVGALLMVSTLKVDIREKTRFKSYQTYMGRLIIFAGIGTIQSLIVTLGELFIMNVYVVNKLPFVLFGMLISIVFVTIVYTLVSVFGNTGKVIAIILMVMQLGASGGTFPIQMAPDFFQRISAFMPFTHAITLLREAIGGIIWAVAVRQIIYLLIYFAIAIAAGVGLKKFFNKSSDKFIEKAKESNIVM, from the coding sequence ATGAATAAAATTTGGTTTATTGTTAAACGAGACATCCGGAATATCACAAAAAACAAAGCAGCGCTCATTGTCATTGCGGCGATTGCTTTCCTTCCTTCATTATATGCCTGGATGAATATCCTTGCTTCATGGGATCCGTACGCAAATACGCAAGGTGTGTCAGTCGCGATTGTCAGTGAAGACGAAGGTGCAGTCATAGAAGATAAGGAATTCAATGTCGGGGATGAAGTCATCGTCTCGCTGACCAAAAACGATGATTTAGGCTGGAAGTTTGTGACGAAAGACGAAGCGATTACAGGTGTTAAGCACGGCGATTACTACGCTGCCATCATCATTCCGAAAAATTTCTCTGAGAATTTGAGCAGTGTCGTGACAGATAATATCAAACAGCCGACACTCGATTACTATATTAACGAAAAGATCAATGCGATTTCTCCCAAAGTGGCAAGTAAAGGTGCTTCTTCTATCGTAGAAAACATTGACAAAACTTTCGTAGAAGAAGCGAATAAAGCCGTTATTAAAGTATTCAACAATTTGGGCGTGGAGCTCGAAGGCAACCGCGCCAATATCGAAAAGCTGCGCGATATTATTTATCGACTGGAAGAAGATATTCCAGACATTTATTCAAAGCTGCAGCTGGTGGATAAAGGATTGAATTTCGCAGATTCGTCTGTGGATCGGGTCGATGTAGTGCTGAACGACGTGGATGCAGTGCATGCCAATGCCAAAAAACTGAATGCCCGGCTGATTGCGAAGCTCCAAGAAAATGAAAAAGCCGTGGACAATACGCTGCGTATGATTACGTCGAATCTGGAGAGTGCACAGACGGCGTTCCGCAAAGTGCCTAATTTGACGAGCGAGCTGTCAGGCAAAGGCGAAGATGTGGATCGTCTTGTCAATTCGCTGCGTGATAAGCAGGGGAAGCTGGAAGATACGAATGCACGTCTTGACGATATCTATGAGTATTTGAAAAAACAGGATCAACAATTAAAAGACTCTGCGAATATTAAAGAGCTGCAGGCGTCATTGAGTGACAGCACGGCGGATTTAACCCGTTTAAAACAGAATCTGCAAACATTGATTTCGGACTTGCAGAGCGGGAAAAATCCGGCAGCTGATCTGATTACACAGACGCAGGCGCTGTCAGACAAACTGGCTGAAGATATGGACCGAATGAAAGACAGTTACGAAAATGTGCTGTCACCGCAAACGGAAAAACTTATGAAACAGCTGAAAGAACTGTCCGCGAACATCACGGGCTTGCTCGACCGCGCGACAGAAGTAAATGCCCATGCACTGCAGGCTGTTCAAAAATTAATTGATAAGCGGGAATCCATTGATCTAAGCGGATTCCAAGAGCAATTGGCCGGCATGTCGTCAGCGATTGAAAGCCAGCTGGGAAAAGTGGATACAGTGATTTCCGTACTTGAAGCTGCCGGTAAATTGACAGGCAGCGACAGAATTGCAGGCCTCGAACAAAAATTCGTTGACTTAAAGACGCAGCTGCAAAAAACGCAGCAAGTTATCAGCCAACTGCAGGCCGCCATCGATAAAGGAGAAAAGCCGAGCCTGGCGCTGCTGAATCAGCTGAAAGGTCAGTTAGAGGCAACAGAGCAGCGAATTACCGATGCACGAAAGCAATTCGACGCAAACAGGCAACAGGCGATCAATGAAGCGATTAAACAATTGCAGACATTTGATCAGGGGCTGCGCGACCGATTCAATGAATTGCAGGCGTCGAAAACTGAAATCGATGAAAAACTGGCAGCGCTGCTTGAAACGGCGGAGAATCCGGAACGCACGATTGAAGCATTGCAGACAATGGTCGGCCGAATTGACAACGGCCTTTCAGCCATTGGTTCCATCACAGGCGGATTGACCGACCTTCAGAATTTCATTAATTCGGATCGGCTGTCGAGTGAAATTGAGCGGATCAAAACGGTACAGGACAGTTTATCAACAGCGAATGAATCGGTCGGCGGGCTGATCAGCCGTATTAATGAAACGAAAGCGAATGGCAAGAAGCATCTGGCTGAAGTCGACCGCGTATCCGGTGAACTGGATCGTTCTGTTGGCGAGGCAATTGATTTCGTCAACAGCGATTTAACGAGAAAATATAAATCGGCTATGCGTGACGCAACGAATGCGCTGTACGATGTATCCGATGTACTTGATGAAGTGAATGGCCGAATTCCAAGACTTCGCACAGCGCTTGAGAAAGCAGAAGCAGGCATCGCAGTCGGGAAAGAGGACTTGGCCAAAGCGGAGAAATACTTCCCTGAAGCACGCGACATGATTGAAACGATGGCGGAGAAAATTCGCGCACTGGAAAAAGACGGAGATTTGGATAAGCTGCTGGATGTTCTCGCGACGGACCCAACCGGCATCAGTAAATTTTTCGCCGACCCCGTTGTGCTGGACGAACACCAGCTGTATCCGATACCTAACTACGGTTCCGCGATGAGCCCGTTCTATACGACGCTTTCATTATGGGTCGGCGCCTTGCTGATGGTTTCTACATTGAAGGTGGATATCCGCGAGAAGACACGATTTAAAAGTTACCAGACGTATATGGGACGGCTAATTATCTTCGCCGGAATTGGAACGATTCAATCATTAATCGTGACGCTCGGTGAGTTGTTCATTATGAATGTGTACGTGGTGAACAAGCTGCCGTTCGTGCTATTCGGCATGCTGATCAGTATCGTCTTCGTAACAATCGTCTACACGCTGGTATCTGTATTCGGCAACACTGGAAAAGTCATCGCCATCATTTTGATGGTGATGCAGCTCGGTGCATCAGGCGGAACATTCCCAATCCAAATGGCGCCTGACTTCTTCCAGCGAATTTCAGCATTCATGCCGTTCACTCACGCGATTACTCTATTGAGGGAAGCAATCGGCGGCATCATTTGGGCAGTAGCGGTACGGCAAATCATCTACCTGCTCATCTACTTCGCAATTGCGATAGCCGCGGGAGTTGGTTTGAAGAAGTTCTTCAATAAATCGAGTGATAAGTTTATTGAGAAAGCGAAGGAAAGTAATATTGTGATGTGA
- a CDS encoding ABC transporter permease, with protein sequence MKKNISYIWPASLISVLLVIWEIAARLYNKSFLFPSPTAILLRLWELKTELFIHHLPPTALTILIGLSISIIVGSALAIAMYSKKLMEQAFYPILIASQTIPIIALAPIFVLWFGYSIWSKVAVTVLITFFPITVSVFDGLRSSDRNLRELMRTMGASAKDIFYKLDLPSALPSFFSGLKVAVTLSVIGAAIGEWLGAQAGLGYFSRRMMTQFDSAAVFAPIVLLSAVGILFFLIVVSAEKYFLQWRNDQ encoded by the coding sequence ATGAAAAAGAATATTTCTTATATCTGGCCGGCTTCTCTCATTTCGGTCTTGCTGGTCATCTGGGAAATCGCGGCACGTCTTTACAACAAAAGCTTTCTTTTCCCGTCACCCACCGCCATACTGCTCAGATTATGGGAATTAAAAACGGAGCTGTTTATCCACCACTTGCCTCCGACTGCCTTGACGATTTTAATCGGCTTGTCCATTTCCATCATCGTCGGATCTGCACTGGCGATTGCCATGTACAGTAAAAAGCTGATGGAGCAGGCGTTTTATCCCATTCTGATTGCATCGCAAACCATTCCGATCATTGCGCTGGCACCGATTTTCGTTCTGTGGTTCGGCTACAGCATCTGGAGTAAAGTGGCGGTCACTGTGCTGATTACATTTTTCCCGATTACCGTCAGCGTCTTTGACGGCTTGCGTTCATCCGACCGGAACCTGCGCGAACTGATGCGGACGATGGGTGCGTCGGCAAAAGATATATTCTATAAGCTGGATCTGCCGTCTGCACTGCCGTCGTTTTTTTCAGGACTTAAAGTGGCGGTCACACTGAGTGTAATCGGCGCGGCAATCGGCGAATGGCTCGGTGCACAGGCAGGGCTCGGCTATTTCAGCAGACGAATGATGACCCAATTTGACAGTGCAGCTGTATTTGCACCCATCGTCCTGCTGTCTGCAGTGGGCATCCTCTTTTTCCTGATTGTTGTGTCCGCAGAAAAATACTTTTTACAATGGAGGAACGACCAATGA